The Gossypium hirsutum isolate 1008001.06 chromosome D02, Gossypium_hirsutum_v2.1, whole genome shotgun sequence region ATAACAACTCCACTGCAATACCTCAGTTTTCTCAATGCCCAAACACAGTCGTATCAACATCTTCATCATCATTGAGATAACTGCAATATGTTTACACCTTATGTTGGACCTCAAAAATATATACTTGAGATTATATATCCAGTTAGTAGTTTTAGGTTGGATTTTCCACAAAATCCTTTGTCTCATGCTCTccaagaaataattatttttaaatgtcatGTTAAAGGGGGCTTCGAATTGGAACGCAACTCCATCATCAGTCCAAAACATATAACCATTCAAATAATGAATTTGTGTCATAATCTCAATTAAGgctatcaaatattaaaatttgaacatTACAAACAATTTTAACGATTTCAATAATTCTTAATAAAAAGAgaattcaataaaattaatacTAGCTTACTTTAATGGCAACCATGAATAAAAATAGAACTTGCTAATAACATATGTAGAGCATATTCAACAAATGTAACAAAAATactaacataataattttaacgtacaatttcaacaatttttaataaaaaagaatccAATAAAATTAATACCAACTTACTGCAATGGCAACCATATATAAAAATAGATCTTTTTCATACCATACGTAGAACATATTCAACAAAAACAATAATATCATAATAATTCTAGCAATTTCAACAATTCTTAGTAAGAAATAATCCAACAAAAGTAACACTAACTTTATTACAATGACAACCATACATAATAACACAACTTCTTTATATCGTGCGTAGAACATATTCAACAATTGTAACGATTATAATGACTTCGGCTATaaaaacacttaaaattttactatcatcATTTGCTAAACACAATAATAACACAACATTGGCTAGACAACTTTCGTAATATTAATTCAtgtattatgaaaaaaaaaacatttggttAATTGAGTCGTAAAAACTTTACAAATAATTGAAATGGTTTAAGGTTTgtagatgtttaaaaatatatttgggCGAGCTGTAGAAATTTCAATGAATCATAAAATGACATGAACTCAAGAGCTATATCCGTAACAACAAAATACAAAATTCTAAGTATTGAAAAATGGTCAAAAACACCTCGTTACCCATGAATTCGCATGAATTCGAATTCAAGATCATAATAATGAAATGTTTTGCATCATAAGTAAATGGTGTTCTATGTTGAATAAAAAGAACCGCAGATATTCGAGTTTATACATCTTAGAGTAGAATCGATTTTTATTTCTAAAGctaataaaatgaattattgCGTTGACAGTACTACATTTTCTTTCTGGAAAAACTTAAAATGTTGATTACAGAGCTTGGCTAAAAGTATATGCTGATATGGCATATCTGTTTCATACAATTTCTCTTAAATCAATTGCAATATTCAGTATTCACCGAGTCAAGCTAGGCTGAAATTAACCAACTTCGTTACTGAGGAATGCTTTCACCTCAACAAACAACAAGAAGAATGAAAGTGTAGTTGgtttgttaaatttaaaaaaggtCGGGAAGCTTTTCGTTTGGGAATAGGGAATAGTTCTTTTTTCAGAGAATGCTATCGAAAGAGAGGCAGGGACAAGGATTTCAGCTTTCACATGGCAATTTTATGAGACTTCGCCAATCACAAACCGTACGGTTTAAGATTTTGCACCAGCATGAGTGATGGAGAATGGACATCACCGAATAAGGTTTATGCTCTTTATCCCAATGCAGCCCAAATATTTCAACGTGCGCTACACTTTCCACCTTAACAAAACCAAGCAGAGTTTGTGCAAGGTAGCAATCAGTCTGCACACCATCACGTGCCATCCAGAAAAGCCTAGCCCAAAATAGCTGCTGCTGCCCACATTACACAGAAAGAAGCGCTAAATCTAAACTCCAAAGCAAATGGATGCTCAACAGAGAAGCGGCCAAGAATGCGGGAACACCAGGCACAGTACCAAACAAGCTTTAATATAATTGCTGCTAAATCGTACAAATCATCAATGCCAAATGATTGATGTTAATGGGAGCCGATAAACATTTTAGCAGCTCCTGCTCCATGATAAACTAGAAAATGACCATGGCAATGAGAAAAAGGGAACTGATCTTTATAATATGAGAAATGCTACAAGTAGAGTTTTCAAAGTAAATAAGACACTAATCATGCTGTGAATGTGTATATCCTTTTCAATATAGTGACTGCCAATTTACACTCTACACATACCCGCAACGGggaaaaaatgaaagaatttgGATTATGTATTATGCATATCTTTTAGTGTGAAAATTATGCGTAGTAATGATGGTAGCCATCTTGTGATGACCACCGTTGCCGAACATCTTATACAGAGGGCTTGTTGCGTTATTAGGGCCATTTTGTTCCTTAGCCAAAATGAAAACCAGATGACTTGAAGGAACTTGCCAGATCAGGCAGCCTCAGAGTTGCAATAATGCCCGCAGCCAGAGCACAGAATGAAGCCAAAATAAAGGCTGGTATATTTCCTCCACCAAATAGAGCATCCCATGGACCAGCTCCCAGAGATACAATCATCTGAAGAAACCATTTATACATTAGAAATCAGATCCAACTAAATTGTGAAAGCACCAAGGGTACCATTTTTCCATTCAATTTAcaacacaataaaaaaataattttctatgcTTAAAAGATAATCAAAATACAAGGCACCTAAAATACTTAGATATTTGGAACTCAAATTGGGTACACTATGAGCTATGGAAAGAAAAACCAATCTTGGAAGTAGTAAGAAACCTTCGGCAATAATGGCAGCTAAATTAAATACGACAATCAATCAATTTGTATACCTGTGGAATAACAATTGCAAGGTTCAAAACTCCAATTGCCAATCCTGCACGAACATACAAATTGTTACAATTTTCTAAGTTCTGCAACTGAAGAAAGCAGAAGCTATAgaagataaatgaaatatgaacCTTGACCACCACCAGAGTCAGCAGTCAACTCTGCTGTAACGGAAAATGGAACACTATAGGTGATCTGAGCAGAACAACACAAACAAATGAGCAAAAATacaacaatttttttaaacaaacacTGAAGCATTTAGGAACCACTGCAAGTCATTTGAAACATACCGCTAGAGGAAACCCAAGAAGAGCAAATACAACCAAAGCGGCAATCTTGATTGCTCCACCTCCTCCAAATACATGTTCAATCCCTTCAGAATATTCTGTGACAGATACCAAACTAATGATAGCTGTGACACCCATACAGGCAAAAACTGTATAGTTGCTCATGGCCCAAACAAGTCTTGGCCCAATCCGTTGACACATTGGTTCAATAAAGAAAGAACTAATACCAAGAACAACCTGCTCCAAAAATTAACGACtgaaataaataagaaagaaaactaaTCACCTACAGCCACCAACAATAATATCAATATATCAACTTTAAACAATCGAGAGAGAAATATCTAAGAGATTTGCGATTtgtgctcaattttgagttcTTACAGAATTTAATAGCAAACCAAATGCACCTTCTCTGACACCTTGATCATACAATTTTGTTTCAGAAGCATTCCCTTTTGGATCTCCATGATATACTTCTCTTCCCATCCAGTCCGTATCAAATAGAAAGAAAGGGAACCAGGAAAGCTGCAAATAAGAACCGAATATACATGAAAACAACATAACAAATTAGTGCTTTCCTTTTCCTCCTTTCCTTAATACTCTTTTGGGAAAGGGAAAGGATTGTGAAATTGTAGCCAACCATCAGATTGGATGTGTTAACAATCCTTGAGTCTCCACTATCAATCAATAGATAATTGGCTCAATGCTAATTTCAAGGTATCAAAAACATGGAGAGAATGTTGAAACTTACCCAACTAAGAGCCATGACAATAAGCACCGAGTGCATTGCAGGTGGTAAATGCCTTAAACTCATCAATAAGTTGACCAGTACGGCTCCAGGCCCATCACTAAAAACTTCATTTTGAGAATTGTTATCTTTTGAGTTGGCAAGCTTGGAATTTGACACCCATTCATATCCATTTTCAGCAATGTTCCTATTATCATTGGGAACAATGGATGCATCAGCTTTTGATTTTGAgtgttgaaagcccttttgagtGGAACCATCCAACAGAGGAGCAGAATCTGATAAACGAGTTGGCTGATCTGCTGGCAGTGGAAGCGGAACCTCCTTAGCAAAACATACAGTCACAACAGCACAAAACAAGAGAAAGACCTGCAGAAATGCCAAACAACTTTTTACGCATATACAGAATGACATCAAGTGTTAGAAAACAGTTGACCACAAAAGCACGAGACAGCAACTGAAAAGGCGCTCAAAGTTCAGTGAGGCTATAATACAAAGCAAGGTAGTCAATACCACACTAGTGGACACACTATTTTTCTACAGGAATTAGTACATACTGATATCAGTCTGTTTCGATGTACTGCTTTCGTTTTATCAATATTCtcgaaaatatttaatttatgcatataaaaatatatttacaaatatGGAATGAATGgtaactaaatttcaaatataaaatattcatcaattatataaaatgctcataaataaatttcacaaataaaaaCCCATCATTCAAAAATaaacaaggaaaaaaaatcatCCCATGTATTAAACAAGATTATCCAATACATTAAACAAGATTATCTCATATATGTATTTTTACATTTCTTTCAACTTCAGTCATGCACCAGCTGATACACATTATTCCGTGGTATGACCAGAATTGGGCGGAAAGAGCTGGTGTAACCGGTACAGGCCGGAATTTTCACCAGTGCAAAAAAAGAGAATTGGCTGTTCCGATTTACGGTTGAAATGGTGCGCACCAACCAGTATGGACAGAACGGTGCAAAATTGGCTACCTTGCCACAAAATCTACATTGTTAATGAATATAGAGCCCAACCACCAAAAAAAACAGGATTTTTAATCAGCAAGATATAATAAATGCTACTAAATGGTCCACAACATATGCAAAGCAAATGGCATTTCAGGTGAACTCCATGCAGAAAATGCCATGCTAGTACTTAAAACCCTTTATCTAAAGAATCAATAAGCATGTGAAAGTGGTGTACCATTATTAAAGCCATAAATTAACACATCAAATGTACTTTAGTTAACATTTAAGTGAAGAATTTCAGTTTTAACATCCTAGAAAGCCttaatagtgtgaaatttcaatggataatgttacttactaCAGCAACAAGAAATGCTGCTTTCAAATTGGCACAGGCTTCACAGCAAGCTCTGTTTTCCAAGAATGGAAACCATCTGAATTGAGACAATTTGCAAGAACTAGATCAACATATAAATTCACTTAATAACTTTGCGTCAATAATTGCTTGTTTCATCACAACAAAAACACAGGAAAAGATTGTCACCTGTGCCAACTCCCACTAGCACCAGCTGAAAATCCCAAGATGTTTCCAACAGCCATCCACGAGCAAAATATAGCATTTGAAGAATTATGTTGATCAGGACCTAAAACATAGACATCCAGAATCTTGTCATGCACAGTATTCAAATGTGTGTGGTATTATACGGCCTAGTAAATCGGAGGTATCAAACCTAAAACATCACAATGATATTATGTATAGACCATAaccgttttcttttttttttttcttttactgtcTTAAGAAGGGAGCTCACCAGATAGATCAGCCAAAAGGGCACGAGCTGGTCCCTAGAAAAAATATAAGACTTCAACTATTAGCTCATGTGCATAAAATGAAGAATTAATTGTCATTTAAGGCTTACCTGCACTGTATTGTTAGCAAGATCCAACATCCAAAAGCCGATAACAAAGACAAAAGCCGCCCTTGTTCGTGTACCTTTAAATGTACTACATTGCATACATTATTTTgtcaatctctttattttcttgcagCAGGAAAAAGAGGTGGGGGAGAGTGAGAGTTGGCTATAAGAGAAGAGAATGAATCAAAAGCAAAAGTGGAAACCTGCACTGCTCCTTCGTATCACCTAATAAGTATCCAATGTCTGCAGAAAACCCGATTATTATCACCTAGATTGCAAACCTTagtttagaatatatatatatataaaaacataaacataGCATAAAAGGAAAACAATCTTCTTTGGTGCTTACAGCAAGAGAGATCATGAGCGCTCCAGCAAGGATAAAAGGCCGCCTTCTACCATATTTGGAAGTGCATTTATCACTCCAAATACCAACACAAGGTTGAACCTAAGATCAAAATGCAAACAATTCTATAAATCATAAATGCAGATAGGTATTATTTATTCTGATTTTGTTTAACTCTAGTCATTTACATTTATCATGTGccaacacatttaaaaaaaataggcatTAAACACAAAGGTAGCCTGCTTCCTAATTTGCACAGACATACCGGGGGGGGGGGAGAGAGAATGGAAAATTGAATAAGCAAAGAAATTCTCTATTATGCaatcaaacaaataaatgttCTAGGGTACCCCCCATCTCTACCTTCTATAACAAAATAGGATACATGAAAGGTAGCCCCAACTATTTAGGAGTTAGTTCAAAATGCAGCACAAGCTATTACAGCAGATCTATCAAGTAACCACATTAAATATCATGTTACACCCATTAGGACTCAAAAATAAAGAGAGGGCAATAATATAGAAAAATACAGCAATATGGTTTCCCATCACCTACCACAAGACCAGTTATCGGACCACAGAGccaaataaatgaagaaaaagcATGCTCTATTCCAAGTGTCTGCATGAATCAACAAAATATACAGTAATCAGAGAAGCTCAGAGCGTTGAAAAGAAATACAGCCAaggctaaaaataataataaataaagagaTAGTATTACATAAGCATTAAGCAAGAAGTTGACAAAATATTTtgagaattattttaatatgcaaTTTATTCTTCAAAAAATGACTATAACATTCTTTTCTCTAACTAGTGcgttttaatttatattgttaaagATGATAAGtattttattagaaaaatttccagaaaatgataataaaagaaaatttgccTCTCAACGCCATGATCTCTCTTTCGCAACCTATAACTACACCAATAATTCTTTCTGCAGTACATGAAAACTAAGTAAATTAATGACTAaacaataatgaaaaagaattgtAGCATCTACTATCTAACCAATTCAAGAATACCAACAAGAAGTGCACTTgctgattttatttttctatttcctacAGATAACCCCCCAATAACACAAAAATTGTCATTAAATGTAAACACGTTGCACCAAATTCAAACTTCAAAACATTCATAGTCACTAGCCTactatttttcattaaaatactTAAACTAACATAAATTACAAGactaaagagaaaaaaaataaagagcatTGGAAAGACCTGAATGTAAGGAGTCAATAGCGATAGTTGTAAAGCCCAACCAAACTGAACCCCGGCGGCGACCGTACAACTAAGAACCAGAGTTATCAAGCTACAATCCTTAGATCCGGCATGGATCGGCGACGATAAGTTAGCGTTTCCATTGGGAACCCTCGAGGCAGGCGACGAAGAAGAAGCTGAAGGAGAGTTCGGAGAGGAATTTAGATCGATCCGAAAATGAGGATCGTCGGTCATTTCAACCTCCAATTCCTTGTTTAAATTCCTGTAGGGGAACCTGATGGGCACTGAGTCACTCATTCCCGCCATAACCTCTTTGGCTCAGTCTCTGATTATCCTTCACGAGTTAACCCAAGGTAAACCTTcgcattaaaaaaatgaatacaaaatcaatcaaaattaaaaGTTGAGGAATGAATGTGTTTCAAGATGATATTTAGGTTTAGGTGCAGGGTCCATGTTGATTTGTGTGATGTGTCGGTTGTGAAAACAAAAGTTTGCCATCAAAGGAAAAAGCGATGGGGGCGTTGATTAAGTGGGAGAAAAAGGATGTGATCAGGACCGTTGGTTTTAAGGGACTTTGTCATTTATTGAAGGGATGCTTTTCTTCTTCAGCAAGGGAAAAAGCACACCGACGACGAGTAATCGCCGGATGGACGCTGGAGTCAAGTTTACGGACAAGGTtactataattaaatataatagaaTGAAGGTAAACTAGATaagtaaattattagtaagttttcattttgatcctttattaaaaagttaagaaaaataGTCAAATTAAAAAGTTTTCAGTTAGATCATTGAGTTGCTAAAATTATTGTTGCATAGTATTCTCTGTTCACACTCTCTGCATTAATCAAAAGTTCTTTTTCTACTTTTCTtctacagttcaattttttttcacgaaataattttaaatattacgaATTTACgaactaaaatcaaaataattttctttttctatttttgacaCTAGCCACTAGATCAACTTGAATTTAAGggtttcttttaatttgttgatGGGTATTGATTtatagttcaatgaccattttgtaatcttttgaagttaaatgaccaaaatgtaaatttactaatagtttagtaaccttaagtgtagcataaagacgcttacaaaaatatttatttgattgtgGTTTCAAAATAGTCGGTTACTTtacttatatatgaaaaatatcttatatactttttaaattgataaaagtatTATAGAGGCACTTGTATTAACACCAGATTACATTTTGCCCTATTTActtaaaaatggacaaattaatccctgtgcattagatcaaagagcaaaatggttcttttttattaaaaatttcatctatttctattgcTAAAAATTAGCGTGGTTGACGGAATAACTAAACAATTACACGTAGCATGCTACATGCACCTTATGTTGGCGTACAGAGGCCAAGTTTTAACAATagaatttgatgaaatttttaatagaatgatcagtttgctctttgatctaacgtataatGACTAA contains the following coding sequences:
- the LOC107908466 gene encoding sucrose transport protein SUC3, which produces MAGMSDSVPIRFPYRNLNKELEVEMTDDPHFRIDLNSSPNSPSASSSSPASRVPNGNANLSSPIHAGSKDCSLITLVLSCTVAAGVQFGWALQLSLLTPYIQTLGIEHAFSSFIWLCGPITGLVVQPCVGIWSDKCTSKYGRRRPFILAGALMISLAVIIIGFSADIGYLLGDTKEQCSTFKGTRTRAAFVFVIGFWMLDLANNTVQGPARALLADLSGPDQHNSSNAIFCSWMAVGNILGFSAGASGSWHRWFPFLENRACCEACANLKAAFLVAVVFLLFCAVVTVCFAKEVPLPLPADQPTRLSDSAPLLDGSTQKGFQHSKSKADASIVPNDNRNIAENGYEWVSNSKLANSKDNNSQNEVFSDGPGAVLVNLLMSLRHLPPAMHSVLIVMALSWLSWFPFFLFDTDWMGREVYHGDPKGNASETKLYDQGVREGAFGLLLNSVVLGISSFFIEPMCQRIGPRLVWAMSNYTVFACMGVTAIISLVSVTEYSEGIEHVFGGGGAIKIAALVVFALLGFPLAITYSVPFSVTAELTADSGGGQGLAIGVLNLAIVIPQMIVSLGAGPWDALFGGGNIPAFILASFCALAAGIIATLRLPDLASSFKSSGFHFG